The genomic segment ATTGATGGTCATTTTATATTTGTTCTATTTCTGAATAATCGCACCAGCAGTTGTCATCTTCTCATTAAGCTGACGGTCAATCTTGTCCCTGATGTCCTTTGACAAATCTTAGGTCTTGCACGTGGTGGTGGAGAGGTTGGAATAGAAGAAACTGATTCTGCGGGCAGGCGTACTGTATATAGATACGAAGTTGAGATCAGGAGAATCTATAATTGACTGACTGATTGTAATCTTGTGTCATGTGGGCACACAGGCAATCTGAGGGAACCTGAATTTTGGCTGTGTTGTAGGGGATCAAATAGTTATTTAATATTTTGCCTCtcttcattaaaatgaaactaccacAAAAAAAATTAGAGACAGCAATGATAGGACTTTGTACACATTTCTAACAAAGCCTCCTGAGTTTGAAAGTGACATGGACGAGTCTTTTCTTATCACACACATCAAGAGAAAGAATCACAGAAAAGCTGTTTGAAACTGCTGAGAATGACAAAGAAACATCAGCATGGCTGCGGACTTTTCAAAGGATACTTTCTGAATCCATCTGGGTGAACAGCAGTTTGGTGGTTTTTGCTGTGACCATGTGACAGTTTCTTAAGGAAACTGTTTCTTACTGGTGACATTTCTTTGGGTGACTGTTTCTCTGTAGGATGAACTTTGTGACCCACAGCTGCACATTGAGCAACAGTCTCTTACTTTATCCCCAAATCCAGATCAGTGAGGATCTTAAAGTGAAAGATGGACATATACAATCACCaacaaagagacacacacagtatcGCAGTTATGTCAACCATGGGCTACCATGTATACCAAAAGGCACAgactgccatctagtggtgcCTCTGGATCCTGTTACTTTCACCTACCCTGCAGGAAATCTGGATTTGCAATGTGCAATGTGGCTTAATAATGAAGACATGTAGCTTTTATGTACAGcagtttaaaaagattttaagaatATCCTCCTAACcaggaacaacaacaaaaaaaaaaactggagacAAACAGAATAACTTCCAGTCTAAGTCTCTTAATTACTACTGTTATTGCTGGAACAATGTGActgtattttattctactgCCCAGCGGCCAAATGGAGAAAATATCTTGTTTTGCCTTTTAAATGAAGACAGTTTTAAGCATTCCTTAGAGACCTACATAGTATGGTTCTACACCGTATTAGGAGCACTTAAGTATGTGATCAGGTAAACCTTTTCCACCCACTGGATTTCAGCGTCAGCAACTGAAAACTGAATATCATGCAGTGAATATAACTTTGAGATACAGAGATGGTGGACGTTACCGCCTCTTTAATCGTAATGCATCATGTAATGCTGCTGGGAACAGTTTTCTGTAATCAGAAGCTCACACTGCTAGATCACAGCATCGGGCTCACCTCTTCTTCTTGGTTTTCGGCCCATTTGACGTGTTGATCACATTGTTTCTCTCacgtttgtatttttatttaattttagtcTAATGTATTGTTAATTATGTggtcagaattttttttaacattggtTGCTAATAAATACACTGACACTAAGaacacaaagaaagcaaaaGCACAAATATCAACAGATGTaacagttttattgttttaataagTAGCAATGGTCTATGCCTTTTTTTGCTCCTGGTGGATCCACTGTTAGCACTGAAGGGAAGAGATGTTGCTGCACACACTGCAGCATCTtgtgcgttttttttttttctttaaacatatACAAAACCTGTTCCTAAATTGTACTGATGTATTCTTTTCACAGCATTACAATGGcagatgaaatttaaaaaacattaaaaaaaaaaaatttaaaaaaaatgaaccaACAAAGAAAAACGTTCCAAACAACAGTATAAAAGTCAGTGATGCATGCTGAATGTTACTGATCCGATCTGATTACTGAGCGCTCTGCTGTACATcacatgggggaaaaaaaaaaaaaaactactacaGAAACGTCCCTACCTAAATCATGCAGAGCTGTAATAAACGGTATGTTACATCACTGGCCTCTTTCACATACCTTCCATTTAACTGCTGGAATCTGAACACGTGGCTTCATGCATCAGTGAGGATGCTGCCACTAGGTCAGGCTGAGCGACACAAGTGAGACTGTTTGCTGCAGAGTTAACATGACTGCATAAGCACAATGCATATTTGCAAGTTGCCCAACCCACTAGAAAATACCATGCAATAACAAGTTATATTCATTTCTATTTACAGTAAGAGTAAAGCCATTTTGACCATTTCCCAAAAGTCAGCATGGTCTGTGTTCTACCATGAAGCCGGCGTGTCCAGATGCCGGCAGATCAACGGACAGGGATGCCTGAAAGAGGCCTTTGATGCAACTGACAGCTGTTTGAGCCGTGGGTTAGGTTGAAGAGGTTTCTTCcaatatttttttcaccacAGAAACTGTGGTTTCCTCTATCCATCCAGTAATTTGAGAATGCTTTCCCTCTCCTTCAGTGCTTTCCAGGCCTGATCTTTCTCCTTCTTAGTTGGGGTACGTTTCTTCTGCCTGGCTGCCATGATTCGCCGAAATGCCTCCATCACCTCATTGTCAGATACCCTGACTCTCTGCCTTAACTCCTGTTTGCGCATCTCCTCTTTTGCCAACCTGGGAAAAAACAGCAAATCCAGAGTTTCATGTGATCAAAGATCTCTAACAGATGTACAGTTTCACTTAGGTGGCAAACAGAACCACTGCTGCTCTCTGTCCTCACCGTAGCAGCTCCTGCTTTCTGGCTCGGTTGTGAGCGCTCAGGGCTTTGAGTTCTGCTTGTCTCTTCTGCAGCTCTGCAAGGACCTCATCCTCAGAGTCTCCTCCCTGGCCAGGTCGCTCCTCGGAATCCAGCAACCCCTGGGCTACCAGCTCCTCTTTGATTCGAGCCTCCAGGGAACGCGTATGAGGAACGCTAAAGATGGCAAAGATCGTAAGAAATATGCAGATGCAGAGCGGAAAACACCAGTAAAAGAACCAACGAGTGTCATCAAGAAAATATACACTTAAAATGTTACCATCTTAAATCTAGAACCAATTCTTCCCTTTAAATATAATGGACAGGAATAAACATCcacgtttgtgtgtgcatgcacagcTGCATGAAAGCAGACAATAAATTAAGGTACTTTGAAGAATTAGTTGCCGACCTGCCAAAACATCCTAAAAAAGATTGAATGcggtttttcttttgtttcatgCTGAGGATACCGAGGTCTGTGTGGATGAGGAGATTGTGTTTAAAAATGGCTGCTATTTCATGAGGTCCTCTCATGTAATAtatcaaaaatgtatttgatgCTGACATTATACCTAAAAGCTTTTCCTTGGCTTCGGGGTGAAGTCCCAGCACCATCGTTAGCATCCTTTCCTGAAATGTCCGGTATAGGGGAATCCTCCATGGGGGATATAATGTTCTCCTGGAAGAAACCATGCTcatgtatttatatgtatattattatttgtattttttaaaacacaatgaTGCATTATTATAAGCTTTATCAGGGCAAAAGCTGGTCACAAAATGATGAGTCTGACCTCTACAAGAGCCTGCAGCAGACGCTGTGTAAGAGGACCAAAGGGACAACCGTCTTCTGGAGATTCGTGTTGGGATTCTGACTTTTTCAGCAGCGAGTCCACATCTACAGCAGGTGAAGATAAAAGTTAGTGTTAAGGTGGAGTTACTAGTTCATGCACAGTCATAAGTAGGCGCAGGTGAGCCTTCCCCTCACCTTTTGCGTCCAGTTCAGAAAGCGGCCCTCCCATGACGCTTTTCTTTTTGTCGTTGGCTCGTGCTCCTTCCCTCTGCTCCTCCAGCAGATCCTCCTGAGCCCACCGCTGAGAGTAGTGTTTTCCCAATGCTGGAATCTACCATTAACACAGATCAGCCCCAAACCTCAAAACACTCTTATTCACTGCATTGGATACAGTTATTTGTAACATAACATTGGGTACATGGCTCTTTATGTCATACCTTGAAGTAGTCTGCTTCATCCTCTGGTGGTTTAAGAAGCTCCTCTAACAATCGTATTTCTTCATTTGTAATATCTGCACAGTATGGCTCCACTGAGGCCCAGAatcttaaaaacagaaatattacaaggtaatataagaataaagtgtttttcttgCTAAAACACACATCTGAGAAGGACTTAAAaattagaaggaaaaaaagaaatgaaacattaaagagaaaataaaactaagcAGATATAATTTGTATGTTGTTGCGGACCTGTTGGGAGCATCATTTTTAGGGTTGCGGGGAATGTCTTGAGGGTCATCTGTAAATTCATACTCTTGTACTTTTGGCTGCAGGTTTTTGGTTTTGGGTCTGCCAGGACCTTGGCCTGGCCCATGACCTCCTTTGCCGTCCAatttctgcttctttggtttgTGGCGAGATGAGGCAGCGGGGTCTGGGTCTTTTCCCAGCTTCAGAAAGCGTTTATCTCCCTTCTTATCTTGCCAGTCTGTAAGGATCTGAGATGAATAGACAGGGAAAAAATTATGATAGCCTTTAATATACAAGGCTGCATCTAGATGCTTAGAGATGAAAACCTTATGGTTAAAAGAAAAGTGACATGAAAAAAGAGAGGTCACCAGCTTGTTCCTACCTGTCTCTGCTCTTCCAATGCTCGGAGGCGGCGGGTAGCTGAGGACAGCAGTGTCTCCAGCTCCAACTGCAGGGTATCCAGCTCTTCGATGCCGATGCCATCATCCTCTGAGCGGCCCAGCACAGCAGTGTAGCGGGGGCATACCTTGACATGCTCCACGGGCTTAAAGTCGTAGTATTTCAGTGGGGGGCAGTCCTTCAGCTCACTCATGATGTATtgcagcaaagacctgacagtGATTTTACTGGCATAGGACAAAGTATTCATTAGATTATCAGACTGACATACAATGTGAGTCCAGCTCTGTGCCTgtagctctcacacacaaatTCAGAAACACTTACGTACGGCCGCACGTACAGTCAGGACTGCTTTAAAGAGCGCAGGCTCGTTGGGCCCGAAATGCTGGAGAATACGTTTAAATTCTAACAAGGGTTTCTTTTATATTCATGATATGCGCACAGACGCTTTAAACGTGGGCGTTTTAAACCCACGCCACACAAATATAGCGCATAAATTATAATGTGTATAATGTTTTAGAGCAGCGCTAGTTACCTTCACTGAATGGCGTCCATGATGGGTGAAACCATTGTGGTAAGAGGGGTGTGTGCTAAAATTATTCACCTAAAATGATGTCccattttatatttaatgacgattctgggggaaaaaaattagttagttaaatttaaaaaaaaaaaaaacctaaccaGGCATTTTAAGTTGTAAAAGCAATTTAAAAAGTGGTAGGTCTGAGAATACAGAGTCTGGAGACTTGGCGCTTCATAGAGCCTGTTGAGTAGTCTATCACAATGGTATCATCGGATGATACCAAACCATTTTGTGTCTAGgcgtattaaaaaaatatttgctgCCAAGCTTTTAATTTGGAAGTTAGACAGTATAGTTTGTGTACGTTAATCTTGATAATTGACATCTAACTATCAAAACCATataaggtaaaaataaaaactcgTGAGACAACAGCCGTTGTCCCCTCTTCATAGTGCAGAATGGGAACATCCTAGGGTGTGCtcgtttttattaaaaatacactCCACCTGGGCGGAGAAATAAACGCGAACCGTGACATTTGCGCTGGGTGGGTAAAAACTATTCATTAGACTAAGACTTGCATCAAAACGAACACACCATAGATTTTCTCGACTATGTAGGATTTACGGAAGAGTCGTCCCAGGCGTGGCTGAGGAACTTCCGTCTTTTACAGGTCAAAAATGGTAAGTCTCCAGCACAACACTCAGctttatatttaattatttagccAATTACCCCAACTAACTACTGCCACATTTACCTTAAGATTAGCTAGCTAGCTGTGTGTTCCTTGTAGACGTGGTTTCTGGTTGGCTGCAGCAAAATGAGATTACGGGCATCCTTGATACGGTTTGCAGAAACAGATTGACTGAGCTGTCTTTTCCTCTCGTTTCCTTTTCTGCTCGTTTCTGTGACCTGTAGCTCCACCACAGTTTGTCCTTAAACTGTGGAAAAACTGGCATAAACAGTAAATAATTTGGATGAGCTGCAGTGTCGATCACCTGAAGGCATCACATCCTCTTCTGCATTCATATCGCAGACAGATCTACACGTAGCTACGTAGCATTAGTAGATACTTGTTCATTCTGCCTGTGATAACAGATAGCTGTCAAGTGAGACTTGCACACGGATTATTGTCATGCGTAACCTTAAATACCAGTCCCTGCTGGGCGATTTACCTTTATTCAACTGGAAGGATCTCATTGCATGTGCCCGAATCCTCCCAGGTATTGACCTTTTATTACTTTTCTCCTCAGACAGCGACTCTGCGCCCCTACTTAAACGCTGTGAGGGCCACCTTGCAGGCAGCCCTATGTCTGGAGAACTTCTCCTCTCAGGTGGTGGAGCGCCACAACAAGCCAGAGGTGGAGGTCAGGTATGTTTAGCAGCACGCAATTGAGTCTCACTGGTTTGTCCCCTGCTGCTTCCCACCCTATGCTTCCTCATGTTTCTCCTGCCCTAAAGATGTGTGTAGTATGATCAGCTGCTGGCAGACGAGTTCAGTCATGTGCAAACTTGCATAAGAAAATCAAGGAGGGAAGAAAAATGGCTACAAGCAAGGGCAAGGCTTTAAAGTTGGACTGAAGGGACTTGCCTCAGCTTGTTCGCAGGTGTCCTTCCCGTTCAGTGTTGCGGGGTCTCGAGCATAACGTTGAGTTTCACTGTGTTTAGAAGGactgtttttgctgttgttacAGGAGCAGTAAGGAGCTGCTGCTTCAGCCGGTGGTGATCAGCCGTAATGACAAGGAGAAGGTTCTCATCGAGGGATCCATCAACTCCGTCAGAGTCAGTATTGCTGTCAAGCAGGTCAGTAGAGCTAGCATGGTTTTAACTTTTATTGTGGTTATGACTTTCCAGAATATTCTAACACTCTTTAAAAACTACTGATCGACTGCAGGCCGATGAGATCGAGAAGATCCTTTGCCACAAGTTTATGC from the Oreochromis aureus strain Israel breed Guangdong linkage group 5, ZZ_aureus, whole genome shotgun sequence genome contains:
- the tada3l gene encoding transcriptional adapter 3: MSELKDCPPLKYYDFKPVEHVKVCPRYTAVLGRSEDDGIGIEELDTLQLELETLLSSATRRLRALEEQRQILTDWQDKKGDKRFLKLGKDPDPAASSRHKPKKQKLDGKGGHGPGQGPGRPKTKNLQPKVQEYEFTDDPQDIPRNPKNDAPNRFWASVEPYCADITNEEIRLLEELLKPPEDEADYFKIPALGKHYSQRWAQEDLLEEQREGARANDKKKSVMGGPLSELDAKDVDSLLKKSESQHESPEDGCPFGPLTQRLLQALVEENIISPMEDSPIPDISGKDANDGAGTSPRSQGKAFSVPHTRSLEARIKEELVAQGLLDSEERPGQGGDSEDEVLAELQKRQAELKALSAHNRARKQELLRLAKEEMRKQELRQRVRVSDNEVMEAFRRIMAARQKKRTPTKKEKDQAWKALKERESILKLLDG
- the arpc4l gene encoding actin related protein 2/3 complex, subunit 4, like: MTATLRPYLNAVRATLQAALCLENFSSQVVERHNKPEVEVRSSKELLLQPVVISRNDKEKVLIEGSINSVRVSIAVKQADEIEKILCHKFMRFMMMRAENFFILRRKPVEGYDISFLITNFHTEQMYKHKLVDFVIHFMEEIDKEISEMKLSVNARARIVAEEFLKNF